The following proteins are co-located in the Gemmatimonadaceae bacterium genome:
- a CDS encoding acyclic terpene utilization AtuA family protein encodes MTKTVRVASGQGFWGDSLDAPRQQAEGGQIDYLMLDYLAEVTMSILQKQKERDPSTGYARDFVGAIDSVLTGITERGVRVIANAGGVNPPACASAIRQLAHSKSVSDKVRIAVVTGDDLLGDLDRLLDSGHPLANMESGESLATIRDEVLSANAYIGSTPIVEGLGRGANIVITGRSTDTALTMAPLRHEFGWGPTDWDLLAAGIIAGHILECGAQCSGGNCLHDWRSIPDLANVGYPIAEASADGSFVVMKHPGTGGRISVPSVTEQLVYEMGDPREYITPDVVADFTTIQLESDGDNRVRVSGIKGRPATDKLKVSIAYRAGFKAIGTLVYSWPDALEKAQLADRILRERLDRLGLHFDEVLTEFVGVSATHGSLAGQQADYPEVQLRVGVRSRNKGAVERFSREIAPLVLNGPPGVTGFAGGRPKTEEIVAYWPALIDKSVVSTHVEMV; translated from the coding sequence TTGACGAAGACCGTCAGGGTCGCGAGCGGCCAGGGCTTCTGGGGGGATTCGCTCGATGCCCCGCGGCAGCAGGCGGAAGGTGGACAGATCGACTATCTGATGCTCGACTATCTCGCCGAAGTCACGATGTCCATTCTTCAGAAACAGAAAGAGCGCGATCCGTCAACGGGTTACGCGCGCGACTTCGTCGGTGCCATCGACAGTGTGCTCACCGGCATTACGGAACGAGGGGTGCGCGTCATTGCAAACGCAGGCGGCGTCAATCCTCCCGCATGCGCATCAGCGATTCGACAGCTCGCCCACTCAAAAAGTGTTTCGGACAAGGTGCGAATCGCCGTCGTAACCGGTGACGACCTTCTCGGCGATCTCGACCGGCTTCTCGATTCGGGCCACCCTCTCGCCAACATGGAGTCCGGCGAATCCCTTGCAACGATTCGTGACGAAGTGCTCTCGGCGAACGCATACATCGGCTCAACACCGATCGTCGAAGGATTGGGTCGCGGGGCAAACATTGTTATTACAGGTCGGTCGACAGACACGGCTCTGACAATGGCGCCACTGCGTCACGAATTCGGATGGGGACCCACCGACTGGGACTTGCTGGCAGCGGGAATCATTGCGGGCCACATCCTCGAGTGCGGTGCCCAGTGTTCGGGTGGCAACTGCCTGCACGATTGGCGCAGCATTCCCGACCTCGCCAACGTCGGATATCCGATTGCGGAAGCAAGTGCCGATGGTTCGTTCGTCGTTATGAAGCATCCTGGCACCGGCGGCCGCATCTCGGTTCCTTCGGTAACCGAGCAACTTGTGTATGAAATGGGAGATCCCCGGGAGTACATCACCCCCGATGTAGTCGCTGATTTCACCACTATCCAGCTTGAATCGGATGGTGACAACCGTGTCCGCGTGTCTGGAATAAAGGGACGGCCGGCAACCGACAAGCTCAAGGTCTCGATTGCCTACCGTGCCGGGTTCAAGGCAATCGGGACCCTCGTTTATTCGTGGCCCGATGCACTTGAGAAAGCCCAACTTGCGGATCGGATTCTGAGGGAGCGACTTGACCGGCTCGGACTTCATTTCGATGAAGTGCTGACGGAGTTCGTCGGCGTGTCGGCGACGCATGGTTCGCTCGCTGGCCAGCAGGCGGACTACCCGGAAGTTCAATTGCGGGTAGGAGTTCGCAGCCGGAACAAGGGAGCGGTCGAACGCTTTTCCCGGGAGATTGCACCGCTGGTGCTCAATGGACCGCCAGGTGTTACCGGTTTTGCCGGGGGTCGGCCAAAAACCGAGGAGATCGTTGCGTACTGGCCGGCGTTGATCGACAAGTCGGTAGTCAGCACCCACGTTGAGATGGTCTGA
- a CDS encoding carboxyl transferase domain-containing protein, translated as GQAPAAGVVTGIGIVHGREVVVVANDATVKAGSWWPETIKKILRAQEIAMRCRVPIIYLVDSAGVNLPYQGGVFPGQYGAARIFYYNSIMRRYLHVPQLAAVMGQCVAGGAYLPALSDVILMVKGTSFMGLGGPNLVKGATGETIDGETLGGASTHTRISGVAHYALDDDNACLAKLRDLIERLPGEAAGRQSDAYAVRFEGAGKNSHRSIRASRAARSTANPPEPATDLYDLLPSDHRMSYDMHAILAAILDDGAIDEFQDTIAREMICGDAKLQGMTVGVIANQRGLIKGREGEKPRFGGIVYAESAEKVAYFIDRCDRQGIPLLFVQDVSGFMVGPEAEHEGIIRAGARFVEAMATTRVPKIVLTVNHASGAGYYAMAGQGFDPDFIFSWPTGRMAVMEGASAVQAVHGPALDAARSAGVDPSPEVANAAEAMRAEYERQLDARYAGARGFIDAIVYPEDTRDVLGMALRTSLHNTGPHLGPFVLPPHLGE; from the coding sequence CGGCCAGGCCCCGGCTGCAGGCGTTGTGACAGGCATCGGAATCGTGCATGGCCGGGAGGTGGTGGTCGTTGCCAACGATGCCACCGTCAAGGCCGGCTCGTGGTGGCCCGAGACGATAAAGAAGATTCTCCGCGCGCAGGAAATCGCCATGCGATGCCGCGTGCCGATCATCTATCTCGTCGACTCTGCCGGTGTGAACCTTCCCTATCAGGGCGGGGTCTTCCCAGGGCAATACGGCGCCGCACGCATTTTCTATTACAACTCGATCATGCGCCGCTACCTGCACGTTCCTCAACTCGCCGCAGTTATGGGTCAGTGCGTTGCAGGTGGTGCTTACCTGCCGGCGCTGTCTGATGTGATCCTGATGGTCAAGGGAACATCGTTCATGGGCCTGGGAGGACCAAATCTCGTCAAGGGAGCAACCGGCGAGACGATTGACGGTGAGACGCTTGGCGGTGCCAGCACTCACACCCGGATCAGTGGCGTGGCGCACTACGCACTCGATGACGACAACGCCTGCCTCGCGAAGCTGCGGGATCTGATCGAGCGGCTTCCTGGTGAAGCCGCTGGCAGGCAGTCTGACGCTTACGCCGTGAGATTCGAAGGGGCGGGCAAGAATTCGCATCGCAGCATTCGTGCGTCACGCGCAGCGAGATCCACCGCGAATCCTCCCGAACCGGCGACCGATCTCTATGATCTGCTGCCGAGTGACCACCGTATGTCTTACGACATGCATGCAATCCTCGCAGCGATTCTGGATGACGGCGCAATCGACGAATTTCAGGATACGATCGCGCGCGAGATGATCTGTGGAGATGCAAAGCTGCAGGGGATGACAGTCGGCGTCATCGCTAACCAGCGCGGCCTGATCAAGGGGAGGGAAGGGGAAAAGCCGCGGTTCGGTGGCATCGTCTACGCTGAGAGCGCCGAGAAGGTCGCGTATTTCATCGATCGTTGTGACCGTCAGGGCATTCCGCTTCTATTCGTGCAGGATGTGTCAGGCTTCATGGTGGGGCCGGAAGCGGAGCACGAGGGCATAATCCGGGCTGGCGCGCGGTTCGTAGAGGCGATGGCCACGACACGGGTTCCGAAAATTGTGTTGACGGTCAATCATGCATCGGGCGCCGGATATTACGCGATGGCCGGCCAGGGGTTCGACCCTGACTTTATTTTCAGCTGGCCCACTGGCCGGATGGCCGTCATGGAAGGAGCATCGGCGGTTCAGGCAGTCCACGGCCCAGCGCTCGACGCAGCCAGATCCGCCGGTGTCGACCCATCACCCGAAGTCGCAAACGCGGCCGAAGCCATGCGCGCGGAATACGAACGCCAGCTCGATGCCCGATACGCTGGTGCTCGTGGCTTCATCGACGCGATAGTTTACCCGGAGGATACACGGGACGTGCTGGGAATGGCGCTCCGCACGTCGTTGCATAACACTGGACCTCACCTGGGACCGTTCGTGCTACCCCCTCATCTCGGAGAATGA